The genomic region AACAACAATCCAATATTTTGTTTAAAATGGGTAATGTTCGGTTACCAAATATGGTAAGATTTTGTTGCTATAAATAGGGCATAATATCCACTAATACTACTGTCTCAAACTATTATTAACaaacgatttttttttttgaacggcaaatcactttatatataaatataaagagccagcaagcAACTGGGAGAACAACAAAACGAAAGAAACGAAAAAGAAAAAACGAGACAAACGACTACTACATCAAGCCAACTACATCAAACGAAACCCAATTCTCCCATTTCGGTTTCTTTAAATTTGAACGAATACTAACCCAAAGAAAAGAATCTTCCTTGATGAGCTCCACCGTCTTCATAATAGGGATGAAACTATCTTCAAAGACTTTGGCGTTTCTCGCGCTCCAAATTCTCCAAACCGTAGCGATAACAACCGTAGAAACTAGCCTCTTCCAAACTCTGCTCCCTGGGCAATCTTTAACAAATCTGACTAACTCCAAAAGCGACTCACAATTAAGCGGGAAACGAATACGGAGCCAAGCCAGGACATTCCACCAAATACTTTTAGCCCACAAGCaattaagaaaaatatgattaAGACTTTCAACCTCCAGCTCACACCTAGGGCAGCCCACATCATGAACggccaccccccccccccctacgaGCTAGACCTTCCTTGGAAGCAACTCGACCGAGAAGAGCCCGCCAAAGCAGAATGTTACCTTTAGCCGGGGCCCAGCTGTTCCAAACTAAATTCGGGTCAACCACCGGGGTGGGCTGTCGAACGTTTTCCAGGTCAAGACGCACCTGCTTGACCGAGAAACTCTCCTCAACTGAAGATCGCCATTTCCAAGTCCCGTTCTCCTCTATTAGGTTCTGATTTATGTTTAACCCGGCTTTGGCTAAAACCGAATCCATTTTGCCGATGTCATTAACAAACGATTGAaaacctagacaagaatcctatTTGAAATCGTATCCTAAATATTACCGACTATACGCCTATTGCAAATTGTTCTTACCGACAAACCATCAAAAAGCCTAAGCGAGTAGTCCAATGGAAATCTGTCAGCGGTGAGTTATCCATCTGTAATTAGTTGGTGAACATTCCCAACAATTGACGACCAATGTTTGGGTTACTGGTGTTAGTAGTCGTTAGTAATCCGTTAGTGTTATAGAGGGATTACTGATACATATTTTAATATTtggtttattattatttaatttgtttAGTGAGACCCGTATGTGTTGTCCTTCAGTTAATTTTATTAGAAATGtttttctagttttttttttttttttttttgaacggcaaatttctttttatttctGTCGTCTGTGGGACTTAAATCCAAGATCTCACCCTCCCAAGAtgtttaaaggctttgcctttgccaatggaccaccaccccattaaATATTTTTCTAGTTGTTGTCCTGTAAAATGGACTActaaaatatttattagattttatTGTaagttatttaatattattattattaccagtGTGTAAACAAGGTTCATAATATTCGGAacatttattttaatataaatttattgttattattatttatttgtctTTTGATTCATTAAGATTGACACTATATGAGTACTGCGGTAGGATGTTACATTAGATGAACCCTCCATTGATAAAAGTTACACCATGCTAAGGTTATGTGTAGTGGGCGGCATGGCATGGGGCGGTATGCCTCATAGCGCCGGCATAGCGCCGGCACACCGCCACGGAGGGCGCGATCGATCGAAAAATTGGAGGCGGCGCGATGTTAATGGCGCCGTGATTCTGGTTCCTTTTTAAAGCTTTGACCAATCACAAACAAGTAatctttttaatattaattaaataaaattgaaaattattaaataggtaatgatgggtaggggctttatgactacgggctctagtgatataacgccccataaagcccccgtgtgacgtggcacgacacgtgtcgcataacgccccacaaagggctttatgactacggatggcctaagAAAGAAGTTCAATATATTAACATATATGGAGTTCTGTATAGTGTCAGTATGCAGAGTTTGGTGAAGATAATGCTAATTTTCATGTTTGAAATATACATATATACCAAAAAAAATGAAGTGTTCATTGGATTAAAATGATATTTGTATCTCAAAATTCAACCGTTAAATTTCTCCTACTTTAACTATTGACCTCTAAAAAATTAGTAATTATCCCTCCAATGTCACCTATCTTCCATTGAAAATGATAACTTTTATTAGTTGATCAACCTTTTGCATTTTTTCACCTTCTCTTCCACTTCctctaattattattattatccctTGTTGTTTTACCtagagagaagaagagaaggtgtttttttattcaaaaagtcTTAAATTCTATCTCATAGATAATCCTTTTTTGTTAGAAACTAGATTAACTATCCAGAGGGGGAAAAGCTAATCAAGATGAACGATCTATTCTCTGGTTCTTTCAAGCAAACTTATCCGGATGATGTCGAGGCAGGCGGTGGTGCGGCTAATGATGTGGTTGATCTTGATAAGTTCTTCCTTGATGTGGAGAATGTTAAAGAAGACATGTCAGGGGTTGAGAAGCTGCATAAAAAGCTACAAGAATCAAATGAGGAAAGTAAGATGGTTCATAATGCCAAAACAATGAAGCAACTTCGGGCGAGGATGGACTCAGATGTGGAGCAGGTGTTGAAGCGGGTAAAAGTTATAAAAGGAAAGCTCGTGGCCCTTGACAAGTCGAATGTGGAACATCGGAAGATTCCTGGTTGTGGGCCCGGCTCATCAACTGACCGAACCCGCACGTCTGTAGTTAGTGGTTTAGGCAAGAAGCTCAAGACCATGATGGATGACTTCCAAGCATTGCGAACTCGTATGAACGAAGAGTACAAAGAGACAGTTGGGAGAAGATATTTTACATTAACAGGTGAGAATGCAAACGAAGAATTAATTGAAAATTTGATATCTAGTGGAGAAGGCGAAGATTTTCTTCAAAAAGCGATCCAAGACCAAGGTCGGGGCCAAATTATGGATACAATCTCGGAAATCCAAGAAAGACATGATGGGATCAAAGATATAGAGAAAAACTTGATAGAACTCCACCAGATCTTCTTGGATATGGCCGCCCTAGTAGAAGCTCAAGGACAACAATTGAACGACATCGAGAGCCACGTGGCCCACGCGAGTTCATTCGTCCATCGTGGAACCGAGCAATTAGTGGAAGCAAGGGAGTTGCAAAAGAGCTCTAGGAAATGTTCTTGCATTGCCATTGCCCTCGTTCTTGTCTTAATTATCGTTGCACTTTACCCTGTTTGGTTCCCCATGTTGATGGGTAGATAAAATGATATTTTAGTTATGTTTCAAGTTTTCAATCCCAACATTTCTTTTAAGACCCGTATTTTGCTTTGCAATTCGATATATTTTCTGTTAAACCACAAATATGATCATCacacgtacataaaatatgcCCATTATTTGAATGCTTGCTTAGACAcaacaaatggttttaaaccaaaaaCACACTCACCATCATCTAGTAGGGTCTTCATAGTCCCGTTCAAATGAACATGTTCAACCCAGTCATCGATTTGGATTCGCGATGGGTGTTTTAAAATTTTACGATGAttagttttaaatttatgtttCGAGCGAAATGTCACATCTAAAATCACATTATATGCATTTTTTACACGTGTAAGGAAAGACTGATTAAAACTAAAATTATTATGtgggtgataaaaagaagaagAGATTATGGTCAAACATTATTCGTGTTCTAACTTTTTCCATGTGTAAGGAAAGACTGATAAAAACTAAAATTATTATGTGGCTGAGGATGGTAAGGGGACAATACGACGTTTTTCATAAAATTCTATACTTTTGTAATTCTTGTTTTGTCTTCCAAAGGTAGCTTTTTGAAAGATCCATGATTTCATCAAAGTGGATGGAAGAGCATGTGAGTGTTCGGTTTTCTTAATATTTCTACATGTTAGAACAGCAAGCATCTACATATTAGCACCGGGATTCTTTTTCATCAGGGTTGGTGTAGGTTTAATTTTAAGATTTCATTTGacttaatgttttataaaacgAATTGTATATATGTCATAACAAAGTTTTTTatttatgaattattattatttctttaaTTGTCAAATACGATCGGCGTTCTAGTTCATGAATCTGAAATACGAACGTAGTTTCTCCAACCcatcaccacaaccaccaccaccatagccgacccaccacacCACCATAGTCGGCCCACCaacaccaccatagccgacccaccaccaccaccaccccagccgacccaccaccaccaccccaaccgacccaccaccaccacctcagccgacccaccaccaccccagccggcacaccaccaccaccatagccgacccaccacaaccaccccagccgacccaccaccaccacaaccaccccatccgacccaccaccaccaccaccacaaccgacccaccaccaccacaaccaccctatccgacccaccaccaccaccacaaccgacccaccaccaccaccaacatagccgacccaccaccatcaccacagccgacccaccaccaccaccaccatagtcggcccaccaccaccaccatagccgacccaccaccaccactccagtcgacccaccaccaccaccacaaccaccccatccgacccaccaccaccaccacaaccgacccaccaccaccaccaccaccaccaccacaaccgacccaccaccaccaccaccacaaccaccccatccgacccaccaccaccaccaccacaaccaccccatccgacccaccaccaccaccaccacaaccgacccaccaccaccaccaccaacatagccgacccaccaccatcaccacagccgacccaccaccaccatagtcggcccaccaccaccaccataggcgacccaccaccaccaccccagccgacccaccaccaccacaaccgacctaccaccaccaccaccatagtcggcccaccaccaccaccacagccgccccaccaccaccaccaccccagccgacccaccaccaccaccaccaccccagccgacccaccaccaccacctcagccgacccaccaccaccaccccagccgacacaccaccaccaccacaaccaccccagtcggcccaccaccaccaccatagtcgacccaccaccatcaccacagccgacccaccaccaccaccataaacgGCCCACAaacaccaccatagccgacccaccaccaccaccaccccagccgacccaccaccaccacctcagccgacccaccatcaccaccccagccggcacaccaccaccaccatagcagacccaccaccaccacaaccaccccagccgacccaccaccaccaccacaactaccccagccgacccaccaccaccaccaccaccatagccgacccaccaccaccaccacaaccaccccatccgacccaccaccaccatagccgacccaccaccaccatagccgacccaccaccaccatagccgacccaccaccactaCCCCAGTCggctcaccaccaccaccatagccgacccaccaccaccacaaccaccccagccgacccaccaccaccaccacaaccaccccagccgacccaccaccaccaccaccatagccgacccaccaccactaCCCCAGTCggctcaccaccaccaccatagccgacccaccaccaccacaaccaccccagccgacccaccaccaccaccacaaccaccatagccgacccaccaccattACCCCAGTCagctcaccaccaccaccatagccgacccaccaccaccgccacaaccaccccatccgacccaccaccaccaccaccacaaccgacccaccaccaccaccaccatagccgacccaccaccactaCCCCAGTCggctcaccaccaccaccatagccgacccaccaccaccaccacaaccaccccatccgacccaccaccaccatagccgacccaccaccaccatagccgacccaccaccactaCCCCAGTCggctcaccaccaccaccatagccgacccaccaccaccaccaccccagccgacccaccaccaccacctcagccga from Helianthus annuus cultivar XRQ/B chromosome 10, HanXRQr2.0-SUNRISE, whole genome shotgun sequence harbors:
- the LOC110885289 gene encoding syntaxin-125, encoding MNDLFSGSFKQTYPDDVEAGGGAANDVVDLDKFFLDVENVKEDMSGVEKLHKKLQESNEESKMVHNAKTMKQLRARMDSDVEQVLKRVKVIKGKLVALDKSNVEHRKIPGCGPGSSTDRTRTSVVSGLGKKLKTMMDDFQALRTRMNEEYKETVGRRYFTLTGENANEELIENLISSGEGEDFLQKAIQDQGRGQIMDTISEIQERHDGIKDIEKNLIELHQIFLDMAALVEAQGQQLNDIESHVAHASSFVHRGTEQLVEARELQKSSRKCSCIAIALVLVLIIVALYPVWFPMLMGR